In one Cyclopterus lumpus isolate fCycLum1 chromosome 22, fCycLum1.pri, whole genome shotgun sequence genomic region, the following are encoded:
- the gstz1 gene encoding maleylacetoacetate isomerase isoform X2, protein MASETKPVLHGYFRSSCSWRVRIAFALKGIEYDHVPVNLIKDGGQQLTEQYKKLNPMLQVPAVELDGITLSQSLAVIQYIDETRPGPRLLPADPKQRAQVRMISDIIASGIQPLQNLYVIQKIGAEKVQWAQHFIDRGFQALEPILKQTAGKYCVGDEISMADICLVPQVYNAERFKVDVGQYPTIKRLNQTLLEIEAFIVTNPSGQPDTPVDQRA, encoded by the exons ATGGCATCAGAAACTAAG cctgtTCTTCATGGATACTTCAGAAGTTCCTGCTCCTGGAGGGTTCGCATTG CTTTTGCTCTCAAAGGTATTGAATATGACCACGTTCCAGTCAATCTCATCAAAGATGGCGGTCAGCAG CTTACTGAACAGTACAAGAAATTAAACCCCATGCTACAAGTGCCTGCAGTTGAACTGGATGGCATCACCCTCTCCCAGTCA CTGGCTGTGATCCAATACATCGATGAGACCAGGCCAGGGCCTCGGCTTCTCCCCGCTGACCCAAAGCAACGTGCCCAGGTCCGGATGATAAGTGACATCATTGCCTCTGGGATACAGCCTCTGCAG AATTTGTACGTGATTCAGAAAATTGGCGCAGAAAAGGTGCAGTGGGCTCAGCACTTCATTGATCGCGGCTTTCAAG CTCTTGAGCCCATTCTGAAGCAAACAGCTGGGAAATATTGTGTTGGTGATGAG ATATCCATGGCAGACATCTGTCTGGTCCCACAAGTCTACAATGCAGAGAG GTTCAAAGTGGATGTCGGGCAGTATCCAACCATCAAAAGGTTAAACCAAACCTTACTTGAAATTGAAGCTTTCATAGTGACCAACCCATCTGGTCAGCCAGACACACCTGTGGATCAGCGTGCATAG
- the tmed8 gene encoding protein TMED8 isoform X1, translating to MVGRGGVSSLGHAVGGVCLAFTAMERLKATSALQSRLSSLSFSSFPGVTSKQSDSRPLDRLQITDLSQSSAQPKDRADMDQTKGDSETHSEGNAAAPAELALGEGGEENNSAGSQLSAEMKAQMPPLKPPTTWTSAALKELKAKLRTEDDSMVTVYRGDIMTVHVPTVPEARKVCWEFATDGYDIGFGIYFDWTPVTSRSITVHISESSDDEDEEEELEGPVGNGDVEKGSKSQTNSNLAEILPVYRQDSHTTVQGGSHDFPGEGTYLLKFDNSYSLWRNKTLYYRVYYSA from the exons atGGTTGGTCGGGGCGGGGTTTCCTCTCTCGGCCACGCAGTCGGAGGTGTTTGTCTTGCCTTTACAGCCATGGAGCGATTAAAAGCGACATCAGCGCTCCAGTCGCGGCTCTCGTCCCTCTCCTTCTCGTCGTTCCCGGGAGTCACGTCCAAGCAGAGCGACAGCAGACCGCTGGACAG GCTCCAGATCACAGACCTTTCACAGAGCTCTGCCCAACCCAAAGACCGAGCTGATATGGATCAAACGAAAGGGGATTCAGAGACACACTCTGAG GGTAATGCAGCGGCCCCAGCAGAGCTTGCCCTgggggaaggaggcgaggagaacAACAGCGCTGGGAGTCAGCTCTCTGCTGAGATGAAAG CCCAGATGCCGCCCCTGAAACCCCCGACAACGTGGACATCTGCTGCCCTGAAGGAGCTGAAAGCGAAGCTCCGAACGGAGGACGACAGCATGGTGACGGTGTACCGAGGCGACATCATGACGGTTCACGTGCCCACCGTCCCCGAGGCCAGAAAAGTGTGCTGGGAGTTCGCTACGGACGGTTACGACATTGGCTTTGGCATATATTTTGACTGGACTCCTGTCACGAGCCGCTCTATCACTGTGCACATCAGCGAGTCAAGTGAtgacgaagacgaagaggaggagctggaag GGCCGGTCGGTAACGGAGATGTGGAGAAGGGCTCCAAATCTCAAACCAACTCCAACTTGGCTGAAATCTTACCTGTTTACCGCCAGGACAGTCACACAACCGTCCAGGGGGGGAGCCACGATTTTCCAGGTGAAGGCACTTACCTCCTGAAGTTTGATAACTCCTACTCACTATGGCGAAATAAAACTCTTTACTACAGAGTTTATTACAGTGCCTGA
- the gstz1 gene encoding maleylacetoacetate isomerase isoform X1, translated as MHVSLVFLAKPVLHGYFRSSCSWRVRIAFALKGIEYDHVPVNLIKDGGQQLTEQYKKLNPMLQVPAVELDGITLSQSLAVIQYIDETRPGPRLLPADPKQRAQVRMISDIIASGIQPLQNLYVIQKIGAEKVQWAQHFIDRGFQALEPILKQTAGKYCVGDEISMADICLVPQVYNAERFKVDVGQYPTIKRLNQTLLEIEAFIVTNPSGQPDTPVDQRA; from the exons ATGCACGTGTCCTTAGTTTTCCTCGCAAAG cctgtTCTTCATGGATACTTCAGAAGTTCCTGCTCCTGGAGGGTTCGCATTG CTTTTGCTCTCAAAGGTATTGAATATGACCACGTTCCAGTCAATCTCATCAAAGATGGCGGTCAGCAG CTTACTGAACAGTACAAGAAATTAAACCCCATGCTACAAGTGCCTGCAGTTGAACTGGATGGCATCACCCTCTCCCAGTCA CTGGCTGTGATCCAATACATCGATGAGACCAGGCCAGGGCCTCGGCTTCTCCCCGCTGACCCAAAGCAACGTGCCCAGGTCCGGATGATAAGTGACATCATTGCCTCTGGGATACAGCCTCTGCAG AATTTGTACGTGATTCAGAAAATTGGCGCAGAAAAGGTGCAGTGGGCTCAGCACTTCATTGATCGCGGCTTTCAAG CTCTTGAGCCCATTCTGAAGCAAACAGCTGGGAAATATTGTGTTGGTGATGAG ATATCCATGGCAGACATCTGTCTGGTCCCACAAGTCTACAATGCAGAGAG GTTCAAAGTGGATGTCGGGCAGTATCCAACCATCAAAAGGTTAAACCAAACCTTACTTGAAATTGAAGCTTTCATAGTGACCAACCCATCTGGTCAGCCAGACACACCTGTGGATCAGCGTGCATAG
- the zgc:163014 gene encoding acyl-CoA-binding domain-containing protein 5 isoform X2 produces the protein MSWCLTWEGDWSTDIVTVAAERGRRGVYGKIILTVCGETCDQPQDEAAVISRSTLVQRECLFPEQQDATDLSCTLHQSAGNETITPNSSHLGDSVCDADVQVNRLDTSDCTTGKKPPVWPTDKTPRRTVISKRGRLTWSSEDMDSLTQDRDQASTPKKMRLSRMNSREELTVQIKMENRVSVSPSKRWSHTMCLSDPDTAILIGGETGDQNYCKDSLWKLELDNDFWFPMNSSVSGPGPPCARGHSATYDPDSKSVFVYGGLREGQRYSELYVLDTLTWKWKLITAKGNVPHLAYHSAAFYKKELFVFGGVQPGHSSVDKSCSNALYIFNPEFELWYQPIVEGDKPLPRFGHSATLMSQKLIIFGGRKTATYLNDVHVLDLGFMEYTAVKYGNMPPLPRGFHAALPVSDNRILVSGGCSAIGALQDVHIFNTDTNLWSPVVCPMLCSKPRAGHSMINLGCSILTDAEKHEKGENVLCTLLVFGGSDCSGTFYNDTVKCTAEIPRDKR, from the exons ATGTCCTG GTGTTTGACCTGGGAGGGTGACTGGAGCACTGACATCGTCACAGTggcagcagagagaggcaggagaggagTTTATGGCAAGATCATTCTCACAGTGTGTGGAGAG ACTTGTGACCAGCCACAAGATGAAGCCGCTGTCATCAGCAGGTCAACTCTGGTTCAAAGGGAATGTCTGTTCCCAGAACAGCAGGATGCCACTGATCTCTCCTGCACGTTACACCAAAGCGCTGGAAATGAAACA ATAACTCCCAACTCCTCACACTTGGGTGATAGTGTTTGCGACGCTGACGTTCAAGTGAATAGACTTGACACCAGCGATTGTACGACTGGAAAGAAACCCCCAGTTTGGCCTACG GATAAGACACCCAGACGGACTGTAATTAGTAAGAGAGGCCGCCTGACATGGAGCTCTGAGGACATGGACAGtctcacacaggacagagaccaggctTCAACCCCCAAGAAAATGAGGCTGTCCAGAATGAACAGCAGAGAGGAATTGACTGTGCAGAtaaagatggagaacagag TTTCAGTGTCTCCATCAAAGCGCTGGAGCCATACGATGTGTCTGAGTGACCCTGACACCGCCATCCTCATTGGAGGGGAGACAGGCGATCAAAACTACTGCAAGGACTCCCTGTGGAAGCTCGAGTTAG ACAATGACTTCTGGTTCCCCATGAACTCCTCTGTCTCTGGACCTGGGCCACCATGCGCCCGAGGACACTCTGCGACCTATGACCCAGACTCTAAGTCCGTCTTTGTGTACGGTGGCCTGAGGGAGGGCCAGCGCTACAGCGAGCTGTACGTCCTAGATACCCTGACCTGGAAGTGGAAGCTTATTACG GCGAAAGGGAATGTTCCACATTTGGCATATCATTCTGCTGCCTTTTACAAGAAAGAGCTTTTTGTCTTCGGTGGAGTTCAGCCAGGCCATTCTTCGGTGGATAAATCCTGCAGTAATGCTCTGTACATCTTTAACCCAGAGTTTGAACTCTGGTACCAGCCGATTGTGGAAGGGGACAAACCTCTGCCTCGCTTTGG ACACTCGGCCACACTGATGTCACAGAAATTGATAATATTTGGTGGACGGAAGACGGCTACTTACCTTAATGACGTCCATGTTCTGGATCTGG GATTCATGGAATACACAGCTGTGAAGTATGGGAACATGCCACCCCTGCCTCGAGG GTTTCATGCAGCTCTACCAGTTTCAGACAACAGGATTTTAGTCAGTGGAGGTTGCAGTGCTATTGGAGCTCTGCAAGACGTACATATTTTCAATACTG ACACAAACCTGTGGAGCCCAGTGGTGTGTCCTATGCTCTGCTCAAAGCCTCGTGCAGGACACAGCATGATAAACTTGGGCTGCTCCATCCTGACGGATGCAGAGAAGCATGAAAAGGGTGAAAATGTCCTCTGCACATTGCTGGTGTTTGGTGGATCAGACTGCTCCGGTACCTTCTACAACGACACGGTCAAGTGCACAGCGGAGATTCCTCGGGACAAGCGATGA
- the tmed8 gene encoding protein TMED8 isoform X2, whose product MERLKATSALQSRLSSLSFSSFPGVTSKQSDSRPLDRLQITDLSQSSAQPKDRADMDQTKGDSETHSEGNAAAPAELALGEGGEENNSAGSQLSAEMKAQMPPLKPPTTWTSAALKELKAKLRTEDDSMVTVYRGDIMTVHVPTVPEARKVCWEFATDGYDIGFGIYFDWTPVTSRSITVHISESSDDEDEEEELEGPVGNGDVEKGSKSQTNSNLAEILPVYRQDSHTTVQGGSHDFPGEGTYLLKFDNSYSLWRNKTLYYRVYYSA is encoded by the exons ATGGAGCGATTAAAAGCGACATCAGCGCTCCAGTCGCGGCTCTCGTCCCTCTCCTTCTCGTCGTTCCCGGGAGTCACGTCCAAGCAGAGCGACAGCAGACCGCTGGACAG GCTCCAGATCACAGACCTTTCACAGAGCTCTGCCCAACCCAAAGACCGAGCTGATATGGATCAAACGAAAGGGGATTCAGAGACACACTCTGAG GGTAATGCAGCGGCCCCAGCAGAGCTTGCCCTgggggaaggaggcgaggagaacAACAGCGCTGGGAGTCAGCTCTCTGCTGAGATGAAAG CCCAGATGCCGCCCCTGAAACCCCCGACAACGTGGACATCTGCTGCCCTGAAGGAGCTGAAAGCGAAGCTCCGAACGGAGGACGACAGCATGGTGACGGTGTACCGAGGCGACATCATGACGGTTCACGTGCCCACCGTCCCCGAGGCCAGAAAAGTGTGCTGGGAGTTCGCTACGGACGGTTACGACATTGGCTTTGGCATATATTTTGACTGGACTCCTGTCACGAGCCGCTCTATCACTGTGCACATCAGCGAGTCAAGTGAtgacgaagacgaagaggaggagctggaag GGCCGGTCGGTAACGGAGATGTGGAGAAGGGCTCCAAATCTCAAACCAACTCCAACTTGGCTGAAATCTTACCTGTTTACCGCCAGGACAGTCACACAACCGTCCAGGGGGGGAGCCACGATTTTCCAGGTGAAGGCACTTACCTCCTGAAGTTTGATAACTCCTACTCACTATGGCGAAATAAAACTCTTTACTACAGAGTTTATTACAGTGCCTGA
- the entpd5a gene encoding ectonucleoside triphosphate diphosphohydrolase 5, which translates to MATPSLLLTLSVWLLAVSLIAEATYYRHHRYVPHRYRYRDHSANTDNLLPEVANPEPEVAQPGLPTYPEVFHPEPEVLHPLPEAFHPVPGVVHPAPEPYQPPEVFQPMHEASSPVNTSRVFYGIMFDAGSTGSRIHIYKFIQKDPVELPVLDNELYHAVKPGLSAYKDNPEEGGNTIRQLLKIAKKTVPEEDWERTPVVLKATAGLRLLPEDKANTLLQEVREVFDESPFFVPNNSVSIMNGAKEGILAWVTVNFLTGHLYSNTRRTVGILDLGGGSTQITFLPKSKKTVQSAPPTYIAKLNLFDHQYQLYTHSYLGNGLYAARLATLGALGADGLDWKVFTSSCLPKKFREDVTFGGTTYKVSGIPDGYAGYKLCYYEVMKVIKGIVHQPYEVKGSSVFYAFSYYFDRAVESGLIDASRGGALEVRDFKKRAKEVCNKMTKYRAISPFLCMDMTYITCLLKEGFGFKDTTVLQLAKKVNNVETSWALGATFDYFRNLNIH; encoded by the exons ATGGCCACTCCGAGCCTTCTCCTCACTCTGTCGGTGTGGCTTCTGGCTGTGAGCCTCATCGCGGAGGCGACCTACTACCGGCACCACCGCTACGTCCCCCACCGTTACCGCTACCGGGATCACTCTGCCAACACGGACAACCTCCTCCCTGAGGTCGCCAACCCAGAGCCCGAAGTCGCGCAGCCCGGCTTGCCGACTTACCCCGAGGTGTTCCACCCGGAACCTGAAGTCCTCCACCCATTACCGGAGGCTTTCCACCCGGTGCCTGGAGTCGTGCATCCCGCCCCTGAGCCTTACCAGCCACCTGAAGTGTTCCAGCCGATGCATGAAGCCTCCTCCCCTGTCAACACGAGCCGGGTTTTCTATGGGATCATGTTTGACGCTGGCAGCACAGGCAGCAGGATCCACATATATAAGTTCATCCAGAAAGACCCTG ttgaACTGCCCGTCCTGGACAATGAATTATACCATGCAGTGAAGCCTGGCCTGTCTGCTTATAAGGATAACCCTGAGGag GGTGGCAACACCATCCGACAGTTGCTGAAGATTGCCAAGAAGACAGTGCCAGaggaggactgggagaggaccCCAGTGGTCCTGAAGGCCACAGCGGGTCTGCGTCTGTTGCCTGAAGACAAGGCCAACACTCTTCTGCAGGAG GTGCGAGAGGTATTTGACGAGTCCCCTTTCTTTGTGCCAAACAACAGTGTTTCCATCATGAATGGAGCAAAAGAAG GAATCCTGGCCTGGGTCACAGTGAACTTCCTTACAG GTCACTTGTACTCCAACACAAGGAGGACAGTGGGCATCCTGGATTTGGGTGGAGGATCTACACAGATCACTTTCCTCCCCAAGTCAAAG AAAACGGTTCAGTCTGCTCCCCCCACTTACATTGCTAAACTCAACCTCTTTGACCACCAGTATCAACtctacacacacag CTACCTTGGAAATGGACTGTATGCGGCTCGACTGGCAACTCTTGGAGCACTAGGAGCTGATG GGCTGGATTGGAAAGTCTTCACAAGTTCGTGCCTCCCGAAAAAGTTCAGAGAAGATGTGACTTTTGGAGGAACCACCTACAAAGTTAGCGGGATTCCAGACG GCTATGCAGGCTACAAGCTGTGCTACTACGAGGTCATGAAGGTAATCAAAGGAATAGTGCACCAGCCATATGAAGTGAAGGGCAGCAGCGTCTTCTATGCCTTCTCCTACTACTTTGACAGAGCTGTGGAGTCTGGCCTCATTG atgcCAGTCGAGGTGGTGCACTTGAGGTCAGGGATTTTAAGAAGAGAGCCAAAGAAG tgtgCAACAAAATGACCAAGTACCGTGCTATCAGCCCCTTCCTCTGCATGGATATGACATATATCACTTGTCTGCTAAAGGAGGGCTTTGGCTTCAAGGACACCACTGTGCTTCAG
- the LOC117725234 gene encoding basal body-orientation factor 1-like — protein MPRNKVTKIKRAKAGKGKKEGKQETKAVKESDVEKAKANAALWELRLQVTEQSLSEYREACRKLARANEELTSQLYRAEKDSINITGFLKRQDATKEDTIHALQKSLTSQDGLAREEQTKLVNEYTIKINEMEDLFRKKSSDFNMIQDGMKKIKEFQKRKLQMEQELGDIRENMDTADKEHRENLNKMEFKFFQEKGRLEKEAEQQIALVEERAHNEAIVQLDDASRSVFKENVRLNEALKYHMKEAEQLQILTNSMARENASMALDKNTYELMVKENTAQMEAQRKELSKLRAKVASLEQALELKAGEPEREEEKEKAKTLVSIQAGQVELEKLHKVLSMREKELGHVKRLANTVVEQRTELEQFFHEAMAQVKQEIMASRLQYKKEALHAYRWRLREATAGKLKFPPIRTFQKGPHSTNSVYSDMEEAASWTHQPGSKVELSDLTWEQKEQVFRLLFAKMNGQSERKASQHLALSASSEKSLIDSDAAGIRAELSPATFITEAPEPTLPSNSLPNIHTA, from the exons ATGCCCAGGAATAAAGTCACCAAAATAAAGCGAGCCAAAGCCGG gaaaggaaagaaagaaggaaaacaggAGACCAAAGCGGTGAAAGAGTCCGACGTGGAGAAAGCCAAGGCCAACGCTGCCCTCTGGGAGCTGCGGCTGCAGGTCACCGAGCAGTCGCTCTCGGAGTATCGCGAGGCTTGCCGCAAATTGGCACGCGCGAACGAAGAGCTGACGAGCCAACTGTACCGCGCGGAGAAGGACTCGATCAACATCACGGGCTTCCTGAAAAGACAGGACGCGACTAAAGAGGACACG ATCCACGCGCTGCAGAAAAGCCTCACAAGTCAAGACGGACTTGCACGTGAAGAACAAACCAAACTG GTCAATGAGTACACAATTAAAATCAATGAGATGGAGGACCTGTTCAGAAAGAAGTCCAGTGACTTTAATATGATCCAAGATGGGatgaagaaaattaaggaatTTCAGAAGAGGAAACTACAGATGGAGCAGGAGCTCGGTGAT attaGAGAAAATATGGATACTGCTGATAAGGAGCACAGGGAAAACCTCAACAAAATGGAGTTCAAATTCTTCCAAGAAAAG GGTCGCCTGGAGAAGGAAGCTGAGCAACAGATAGCCCTGGTGGAAGAGAGGGCCCacaatgaagccattgt GCAGTTGGATGATGCCTCACGCTCTGTATTCAAGGAGAACGTCCGTCTAAATGAAGCTCTGAAATATCACATGAAGGAGGCAGAGCAACTGCAGATATTGACAAATTCAATGGCAAGGGAAAATGCCTCCATGGCACTGGACAAG AACACGTATGAGTTGAtggtaaaagaaaacacagctcAGATGGAGGCCCAAAGAAAGGAGCTGTCTAAACTGAGGGCCAAGGTAGCTTCCCTGGAGCAGGCCCTGGAGCTAAAAGCTGGAGaacctgagagagaggaggagaaggagaaggcgaAGACCCTGGTCAGCATCCAAGCTGGCCAGGTAGAGCTGGAGAAGCTCCATAAAGTGCTTTCCATGCGGGAGAAGGAATTGGGGCATGTCAAGCGGCTAGCCAACACCGTTGTAGAGCAGCGCACAGAGCTGGAGCAGTTCTTCCATGAGGCAATGGCTCAGGTGAAGCAGGAGATCATGGCCAGCAGGTTGCAATACAAAAAGGAGGCACTACATGCTTATCGCTGGAGGCTGAGAGAAGCCACAGCAGGAAAACTAAAGTTCCCACCTATCCGCACCTTTCAAAAAGGCCCCCACAGTACCAACTCGGTCTATTCCGACATGGAGGAGGCTGCCAGCTG GACTCACCAACCAGGCAGCAAAGTTGAACTCTCAGATCTAACTTGGGAGCAGAAGGAACAAGTGTTCAGGCTGCTCTTTGCTAAAATGAATGGACAGAGTGAAAG GAAAGCCAGCCAACATCTGGCTTTGTCTGCCTCCTCTGAGAAGAGCCTTATTGACAGCGATGCTGCCGG AATTAGAGCGGAGCTCTCTCCGGCGACCTTCATCACCGAGGCACCTGAGCCCACTCTGCCCTCAAACAGCCTGCCGAATATACACACTGCATGA
- the zgc:163014 gene encoding tip elongation aberrant protein 1 isoform X1 → MGRLTFYVLWSLRDAPRQFISKSNGSCFQVHIPLPLPKHLVIFGLGEWKHSETTISVDVLVSAEVPAQKIGTLSAQVRCLTWEGDWSTDIVTVAAERGRRGVYGKIILTVCGETCDQPQDEAAVISRSTLVQRECLFPEQQDATDLSCTLHQSAGNETITPNSSHLGDSVCDADVQVNRLDTSDCTTGKKPPVWPTDKTPRRTVISKRGRLTWSSEDMDSLTQDRDQASTPKKMRLSRMNSREELTVQIKMENRVSVSPSKRWSHTMCLSDPDTAILIGGETGDQNYCKDSLWKLELDNDFWFPMNSSVSGPGPPCARGHSATYDPDSKSVFVYGGLREGQRYSELYVLDTLTWKWKLITAKGNVPHLAYHSAAFYKKELFVFGGVQPGHSSVDKSCSNALYIFNPEFELWYQPIVEGDKPLPRFGHSATLMSQKLIIFGGRKTATYLNDVHVLDLGFMEYTAVKYGNMPPLPRGFHAALPVSDNRILVSGGCSAIGALQDVHIFNTDTNLWSPVVCPMLCSKPRAGHSMINLGCSILTDAEKHEKGENVLCTLLVFGGSDCSGTFYNDTVKCTAEIPRDKR, encoded by the exons ATGGGAAGGTTGACTTTTTATGTCCTTTGGTCCCTGCGTGATGCCCCCCGCCAGTTCATCAG CAAATCCAATGGAAGTTGCTTTCAAGTCCACATCCCGCTGCCTCTCCCCAAACACCTGGTCATCTTTGGTCTCGGAGAATGGAAACACAGCGAGACTACAATCTCAGTAGATGTCCTGGTGAGTGCAGAAGTACCGGCCCAGAAAATCGGGACTCTTTCAGCTCAAGTGAG GTGTTTGACCTGGGAGGGTGACTGGAGCACTGACATCGTCACAGTggcagcagagagaggcaggagaggagTTTATGGCAAGATCATTCTCACAGTGTGTGGAGAG ACTTGTGACCAGCCACAAGATGAAGCCGCTGTCATCAGCAGGTCAACTCTGGTTCAAAGGGAATGTCTGTTCCCAGAACAGCAGGATGCCACTGATCTCTCCTGCACGTTACACCAAAGCGCTGGAAATGAAACA ATAACTCCCAACTCCTCACACTTGGGTGATAGTGTTTGCGACGCTGACGTTCAAGTGAATAGACTTGACACCAGCGATTGTACGACTGGAAAGAAACCCCCAGTTTGGCCTACG GATAAGACACCCAGACGGACTGTAATTAGTAAGAGAGGCCGCCTGACATGGAGCTCTGAGGACATGGACAGtctcacacaggacagagaccaggctTCAACCCCCAAGAAAATGAGGCTGTCCAGAATGAACAGCAGAGAGGAATTGACTGTGCAGAtaaagatggagaacagag TTTCAGTGTCTCCATCAAAGCGCTGGAGCCATACGATGTGTCTGAGTGACCCTGACACCGCCATCCTCATTGGAGGGGAGACAGGCGATCAAAACTACTGCAAGGACTCCCTGTGGAAGCTCGAGTTAG ACAATGACTTCTGGTTCCCCATGAACTCCTCTGTCTCTGGACCTGGGCCACCATGCGCCCGAGGACACTCTGCGACCTATGACCCAGACTCTAAGTCCGTCTTTGTGTACGGTGGCCTGAGGGAGGGCCAGCGCTACAGCGAGCTGTACGTCCTAGATACCCTGACCTGGAAGTGGAAGCTTATTACG GCGAAAGGGAATGTTCCACATTTGGCATATCATTCTGCTGCCTTTTACAAGAAAGAGCTTTTTGTCTTCGGTGGAGTTCAGCCAGGCCATTCTTCGGTGGATAAATCCTGCAGTAATGCTCTGTACATCTTTAACCCAGAGTTTGAACTCTGGTACCAGCCGATTGTGGAAGGGGACAAACCTCTGCCTCGCTTTGG ACACTCGGCCACACTGATGTCACAGAAATTGATAATATTTGGTGGACGGAAGACGGCTACTTACCTTAATGACGTCCATGTTCTGGATCTGG GATTCATGGAATACACAGCTGTGAAGTATGGGAACATGCCACCCCTGCCTCGAGG GTTTCATGCAGCTCTACCAGTTTCAGACAACAGGATTTTAGTCAGTGGAGGTTGCAGTGCTATTGGAGCTCTGCAAGACGTACATATTTTCAATACTG ACACAAACCTGTGGAGCCCAGTGGTGTGTCCTATGCTCTGCTCAAAGCCTCGTGCAGGACACAGCATGATAAACTTGGGCTGCTCCATCCTGACGGATGCAGAGAAGCATGAAAAGGGTGAAAATGTCCTCTGCACATTGCTGGTGTTTGGTGGATCAGACTGCTCCGGTACCTTCTACAACGACACGGTCAAGTGCACAGCGGAGATTCCTCGGGACAAGCGATGA
- the aldh6a1 gene encoding LOW QUALITY PROTEIN: methylmalonate-semialdehyde dehydrogenase [acylating], mitochondrial (The sequence of the model RefSeq protein was modified relative to this genomic sequence to represent the inferred CDS: inserted 5 bases in 3 codons; deleted 1 base in 1 codon), whose protein sequence is MGAGASLCHAAVVPVLQTGRSTSSTANMLGAKNHGVVMPDANKENTLNQLVGAAFGAAGQRCMAPSTAILVGEARSRLPEVVEHSIALRVNAGNQPGADVGPLITPQTKERVCRLIQSGVDEGAELLLDGRNVKVXGNFVGPTIIGNVRPEMKCNTXEIVGPVLVVLETXTLDDAISVVNRNPYGNGSANFTTNGATARKYTHEVDVGQVGVNVPIPVPLLMFSFTGSRRSFRGDMRFYGKNKESSSTHRSKL, encoded by the exons ATGGGAGCGGGTGCCAGCCTGTGCCATGCTGCAGTTGTGCCGGTACTCCAGACGGGTCGCTCAACATCATCCACGGCCAACATGCTG GGAGCCAAGAACCATGGTGTGGTGATGCCTGATGCCAACAAGGAGAACACTCTGAACCAGCTGGTGGGTGCAGCGTTTGGGGCAGCAGGGCAGCGCTGCATGGCTCCGTCCACCGCAATCCTGGTGGGGGAGGCACGGAGCCGGCTGCCGGAGGTGGTCGAGCACTCCATA GCGTTGCGTGTAAACGCAG GAAACCAGCCTGGGGCAGACGTGGGGCCTCTGATCACACCGCAGACCAAGGAGAGAGTCTGTCGTCTGATCCAAAGTGGTGTGGATGAAGGAGCTGAACTGCTCCTGGATGGCCGAAACGTCAAGG AAGGCAACTTTGTGGGTCCCACCATCATCGGGAACGTCAGA CCTGAGATGAAGTGCAACAC CGAGATCGTTGGGCCTGTGTTGGTGGTTCTCGAGAC CACTCTGGATGATGCCATCAGTGTGGTCAACAGGAACCCCTATGGCAACGGTTCAGCTAACTTCACCACAAATGGCGCCACTGCACGCAAATATACTCACGAGGTGGATGTGGGCCAG GTTGGAGTCAATGTTCCCATCCCTGTTCCACTGCTGATGTTCTCCTTTACCGGATCAAGAAGATCCTTCAGAGGGGACATGCGCTTCTACGGAAAAAACAA GGAATCCAGTTCTACACACAGATCAAAACTGTAA